The segment TGACCCCACCTGGTATTACATAGCCAGCGGGCGTGCTGTGCTAAGGTAGGTTCTTGATATGGTGGAACGCGTATATCTGGCCAAGCCCAGGGGTTTTTGTGCTGGGGTGGTGATGGCCATCGAAGCGGTGGAAAAGGCGGCTAAAGAACTCCAGGATGAGGGGGAGCTGGTGGTGTATCACGCCATCGTCCACAACGACATCGTGCTCAGACGCCTGCAGGAACAACACCGCGTGCATTTTGTCGAAGACCTGGCCGAGGTGGAGCAGCTGCGTGGCGAGCTGGCAAAAGCGGGTAAGAAGCTCAGCGATACCGTGGTTTTTTCCGCGCATGGGATTCCCCCCCGGCTGCGCACCGAGGCGGCTGAGCGCAATCTGCACCAGATTGACGCCACCTGTCCCCTGGTGACCAAGGTTCATACTGAGGCCAGGCGCTACGCCAGAGAAGGCTACTGGATTCTGCTCATTGGCGACTCTGCCGACCACCAGGAGATCAAGGGAACCCGGGGTGAAGCGCCGGAGCGCACCATTCTGGTAGCGGTGCATACCCATGTGGGGCGCGACCCCCGCCTGGCCGACCCCCGTACCGTGGAGGTGCCCGACCCCGAGAAGGTGGTGGTGCTGACCCAGACCACCCTTTCGGTAGACGACACCCTGGCGACCATTGAAATTCTCAAACAGCGCTTCCCCAGGCTGGTGGTGCCCAGCCGCCACGACCTGTGCTATGCCACCAAAAACCGCCAGGATGCCGTAAAGCAAATTGCGCCCAAGGTGGATATGTTTCTGGTGCTGACCAGCCTGACCTCTTCAAACGGGATGCGGCTACTCGAATTAGCCCAGAGCCTGGTGGGCCGGGCCGAGCGCATCAATACAGTGCAGGATATCCGCCCCGAGTGGCTCGAGGGGGTGCGCTCGGTTGGCATTACCTCGGCGGCTTCTACCCCAGACGACCTGGTGCAGGAAGTGGTGGCCTATTTCCGCCAGCAGAACCCTGGCCTCGAGGTCATCGAGGAAGGCGAGTGGGAAGACATCGAGTTCCGCGAGCCAAAACGGGTATCGCCCCAGGAAGTGCTGGCAAGCCAGATCTAAACGCCAGGAAAGCGGTTGGCTGGATG is part of the Meiothermus cerbereus DSM 11376 genome and harbors:
- the ispH gene encoding 4-hydroxy-3-methylbut-2-enyl diphosphate reductase; its protein translation is MVERVYLAKPRGFCAGVVMAIEAVEKAAKELQDEGELVVYHAIVHNDIVLRRLQEQHRVHFVEDLAEVEQLRGELAKAGKKLSDTVVFSAHGIPPRLRTEAAERNLHQIDATCPLVTKVHTEARRYAREGYWILLIGDSADHQEIKGTRGEAPERTILVAVHTHVGRDPRLADPRTVEVPDPEKVVVLTQTTLSVDDTLATIEILKQRFPRLVVPSRHDLCYATKNRQDAVKQIAPKVDMFLVLTSLTSSNGMRLLELAQSLVGRAERINTVQDIRPEWLEGVRSVGITSAASTPDDLVQEVVAYFRQQNPGLEVIEEGEWEDIEFREPKRVSPQEVLASQI